A part of Botrytis cinerea B05.10 chromosome 2, complete sequence genomic DNA contains:
- the BcnoxB gene encoding BcnoxB, with protein sequence MSEKAYDRMSTGSVRVSERSRWPPLTRMLMSGEMTAEMPRELTMREKFDRWMVNEGYRRFFVFVFALLHVMVFTFGFLNYQLKDSFGIARSTFTVTYAIARSAALTLHFDVAMILFPVCRTLISLARQTPLNGIVQFDKNITFHMLTAWSIVFFSWVHTIAHWNNFAQISAKNNLGFGGFLLANFVSGPGWTGYVMLIALMAMAITSYEKYRRANFERFWYTHHFFVIFFVFWSVHGAFCMIQPDTAPYCVSVGTSAIGVFWQYWMYGGYIYLAERIAREIRGKHKTYVSKVVQHPSNVCEIQIKKENTKTRAGQYIFFCCPEVSIYQYHPFTLTSAPEEDYISIHIRMVGDFTRAVGKALGCEFDKPKDGKGGSQVVGVNQGSPGSDGADSAIRRILPRVYVDGPFGSASEDVFKFEVAMLCGAGIGVTPFASILKSIWYRMNYPQKKTRLGKVYFFWICRDFGSFEWFRSLLLAIEAQDMDNRIEIHTYLTAKIKVDDATNIMINDANADRDAITGLRAPTNFGRPNWDMIFKSVRKIHSPSEAGVFFCGPKVLGSQLHIKCNMYSEPGFNFCWGKENF encoded by the exons ATGTCTGAAAAGGCTTATGATAGAATGAGTACGGGGTCGGTGAGGGTTTCGGAGAGATCAAGATGGCCACCCTTGACAAGAATGTTGATGTCTGGTGAGATGACGGCGGAAATGCCGAGGGAATTGACGATGAGGGAGAAATTCGACAGATGGATGGTTAACGAGGGATATCGACGATT TTTCGTCTTCGTTTTCGCTTTACTCCATGTCATGGTTTTCACATTcggatttttgaattatcaGCTCAAGGATAGTTTCGGTATTGCACGAAGTACATTTACCGTCACCTATGCGATTGCTAGATCCGCTGCTTTGACGCTACATTTCGATGTGGCTATGATTTTGTTCCCGGTTTGTCGTACTTTGATCTCTTTGGCACGTCAAACTCCTTTGAACGGCATTGTACAATTCGATAAGAATATTACTTTCCATATGCTCACAGCTTGGTCTATTGTATTCTTCTCTTGGGTACACACCATTGCGCATTGGAACAACTTTGCTCAAATTTCAGCAAAGAATAATCTCGGTTTTGGTGGTTTCCTCCTTGCCAACTTTGTTAGTGGACCCGGATGGACTGGATATGTTATGTTGATTGCTCTCATGGCTATGGCTATTACTTCATACGAAAAGTATCGCCGGGCAAACTTCGAACGTTTCTGGTATACCCATCACTttttcgtcatcttctttgTATTCTGGTCCGTCCACGGAGCTTTCTGTATGATTCAACCAGATACCGCACCTTACTGTGTCAGTGTTGGTACATCGGCTATTGGTGTCTTCTGGCAATACTGGATGTATGGTGGTTACATTTACCTCGCTGAACGTATTGCACGTGAAATCCGCGGGAAGCATAAGACCTATGTTTCGAAAGTTGTTCAACACCCTTCCAACGTTTgcgaaattcaaatcaagaaagagaatacaAAGACAAGAGCCGGGcaatatatctttttctgTTGTCCCGAGGTCTcgatttatcaatatcatccttTCACTCTCACATCGGCCCCCGAAGaagattatatttctattcaCATCAGAATGGTAGGAGATTTTACTAGAGCTGTTGGAAAAGCCCTTGGATGTGAATTCGATAAGCCAAAGGATGGCAAGGGAGGATCTCAAGTTGTTGGTGTTAATCAAGGCTCACCCGGATCTGATGGAGCTGATTCGGCTATTCGTCGCATCTTACCCCGTGTCTACGTTGACGGCCCATTCGGTTCCGCCTCTGAGGATGTTTTCAAATTCGAAGTCGCTATGCTTTGTGGTGCCGGTATTGGTGTTACTCCCTTCGCCTCGATTCTTAAATCCATCTGGTACCGCATGAACTATCCTCAAAAGAAGACGCGTCTCGGAAAAGTTTATTTCTTCTGGATTTGTCGTGATTTCGGTTCTTTCGAATGGTTCCGTTCGCTTTTATTGGCAATCGAAGCTCAGGATATGGACAACAGGATTGAGATTCACACGTATTTGACGGCTAAGATTAAGGTGGATGATGCGACGAACATCATGATTAATGATGCCAATGCGGATCGTGATGCAATTACGGGTTTGAGAGCACCAACCAACTTTGGAAGACCTAATTGGGATATGATTTTCAAGAGTGTGAGAAAGATTCACAGTCCCAGTGAAGCGGGTGTGTTCTTCTGTGGTCCAAAAGTGTTGGGTAGTCAGTTGCATATCAAGTGTAATATGTATAGTGAGCCTG GATTCAATTTCTGCTGGGGCAAAGAAAATTTCTAA
- the Bcsys1 gene encoding Bcsys1 — translation MARRRRPPRAGAISELPPLKILSQIVILQVLWYVIGTALILFTALVAGRAFSFDMVLSWRSLRGDTTVGWMLGFVWMLNSFIGVISLLLLVSRSKLIPDFAITVHFLHLLITSFYSHSIPRNWLWWALQFASASLMTSLGIWSCQWRELRPINFGSNPNTAQNNTNTVTDSTGMERDISVGMEGEDDDTKDIEQGYGRGRGRGRGRDGAGDYEMVGMGTKADENNNTG, via the exons ATGGCACGACGAAGAAGACCGCCGCGCGCTGGCGCCATTTCCGAGCTACCACCCTTAAAGATCCTCAGCCAGATTGTAATCCTCCAAGTGCTCTGGTATGTTATTGGGACGGCGCTGATACTCTTTACTGCACTGGTTGCTGGGAGAGCCTTCTCTTTCGATATGGTACTGAGCTGGAGGAGTTTAAGGGGCGACACGACTGTTGGCTGGATGTTGGGATTTGTTTGGATGCTAAATAGTTTCATAGG AGttatctccctcctcctccttgtCTCGCGCTCCAAACTTATCCCTGATTTCGCCATAACCGTCCATTTCCTGCATCTCCTAATCACGTCCTTCTATTCGCACTCCATCCCCCGCAATTGGCTTTGGTGGGCTTTGCAGTTCGCATCTGCGTCTCTCATGACCTCTTTAGGCATATGGAGTTGTCAATGGCGAGAATTGCGCCCTATAAATTTTGGTTCGAATCCAAACACTGCTCAAAATAATACGAATACTGTTACAGATAGTACTGGTATGGAGAGAGATATTAGTGTCGGcatggaaggagaagatgacgaTACAAAAGATATAGAACAGGGATatggaagagggagaggaaggggtAGAGGAAGAGACGGGGCTGGAGACTATGAGATGGTTGGTATGGGAACAAAAGCAGATGAGAATAACAACACCGGTTGA